In Kutzneria kofuensis, the DNA window GGCGCGCTGCAGGGGCACGTGGTCGACTTCATCTCGGTGTTCGGGCCGAACGCGCAGTACTTCCCGGTGTTCAACTTCGCCGACTCGGCGATCTGCGTCGGTGGCGCGCTCATCGTGCTGATGGCGATCATCGGCCGGGACTACGACGGCCGCTCCACGCGGGAGGCCAAGGCCGGTGAGTGACCTGCGCACGCTGCCCGTGCCCGACGGCCTCGACGGCATGCGCGTCGACGCCGGCCTGTCCAAGCTGCTCGGCCTGTCCCGGACCACCGTCGCCACGCTGGCCGACTCCGGTGACGTGCTGGTCGACGGCCGCGCCGTCGGCAAGTCCGACCGGCTGGTCGCCGGCGCGTGGCTCGAAGTGACGCTGCCGGCGCCCGCGCAGCCCGTCACCGTGCAGGCGATCCCCGTCGAGGGCCTGGTCGTGCTGTACGAGGACGACGACGTGGTCGTGGTGGACAAGCCCGTGGGCGTCGCCGTGCACCCGAGTCCCGGGTGGACCGGTCCGACCGTGGTCGGCGGGCTGGCCGCCGCCGGCATCCGGATCTCCACCTCCGGCGCCGCCGAGCGGCAGGGCGTGGTGCACCGGCTGGACGCCGGCACCACCGGCGTGATGGTCGTGGCCAAGAGCGAGCACGCGTACACCGTGCTGAAGCGGGCGTTCAAGGAACGCACCGTGGACAAGGTCTACCACGCGCTCGTGCAGGGGCATCCCGACCCGACGCGCGGCACCATCGACGCGCCCATCGACCGGCACCCCAAGCACGACTACAAGTGGGCGGTCGTGGCCAGCGGGCGGCCCAGCGTCACCCACTACGAGATGATCGAGGCGTTCCGGGCGGCGTCGCTGCTGGAGGTGCACCTGGAGACGGGGCGTACCCACCAGATCCGCGTGCACTTCTCCGCGCTGCGCCACCCCTGCGTCGGCGACCTGACCTACGGGGCGGACCCGGTGCTGGCCAAGCGGCTCAACCTGACCCGGCAGTGGCTGCAGGCCAAGACGCTGTCGTTCCACCACCCCGCCGACGGCGAGTGGGTGACGTTCGAGAGCCAGTACCCGGACGACCTGCGCGACGCCCTGGAAACACTCCGCGCCGAGGGCTGACCCCTTCTCCCCTTTTTTCCGCTACGTGAGTGGCTCATTTTCGCTCAGGAGGCACCTGAGCCACTCACGTAGCGAAAAATGCCCGGTGTCAGGCCTCGATCTCCCAGGTGAGGGAGTGCTGGGGGTCGTCGGGGCGTGGGCTCCAGCGCACCGACGTGAGCTCGGTGGAGTCCGGCAGCACGTAGACGGTGTGCCCGCCGGCGGTCTCGCCCGGCTGCACGCCGATGCGGTGCGGCGGCCGGGACGACAGCGACACCGGTGCCTTGGAGATGGTCTGGCCGTCGGCGGTGACCAGGAGCAGGTACAGGTCGGGCAGCGAGGAGAACGGCACCGTGCCGCGGTTGGTCAGCTCCGTGTGCACCACCACAGCCCGCTCGCCCTCCTGCAGCCGGTAGCCGGCGGCGGTGAACAGGAAGTCCGCCGGGTCGACGACCTCGACCAGCTGGATGGACAACTGCTCGCCCTCAAGGCCGACGGTCTGCTGCGAGGTCCCGACCGTGAACTTCGGCGGCGGCACCGGCGCGGCCGTGACGGTCTGCTCGTCGCCACGCGCCCACGCCGACGTCTGCGGCGGCCCCCAGGTGCCGCCCGCCGGCGGCTGCGAAGGCGCCGGTGCCTGCGTCGGCTGAGGCTGCGGCTGTGCGGGCGGCTGCTGCACGGGGAACGGCACGCTCTGCGGCGCCGGCGCGTACTGCTGGGGCGGCGGAGCGTACTGCGGCTGGGGGTGCTGCTGCTGGAACTGGGGCGGCATTTGCTGTTGCGGCGGTCCGTACTGCGGCTGTTGCTGCGGGTACGCCTGCCACTGCTGCTGCGGACGGCTCGCCGCGGCCAGCGCTGCCCTGATCCCGTTCGGGTCGCACTCCACGCCCACCAGCAGCGGCATGCCCTGTGCGGACAGCGCCACCAGCCGCGCGGCCGCCTCCCGCGGGTCCATGCCCAGCCGCGCGGCGACGTCGTGCACGGCGGCCCGACCCATCTCGGCGATCAGCGAGAGCAGACGGAAGTCGACAGGATCCGGCACGGCCACGCCTGGCACGCTACCCGGTCGGCCCGCGCACCGTCCGTCCCGGTGCGCCGCGCCGGAGAAGATCACCTGCCCAGGTGGGGGTAACAGCGACGGAACCTGGACGTAAAGGGCGCTTCCTACGGTCGGAACCCATGACCGTCACCGCAGTGAAGACCGGACCCAAGCGCCGCTACGCGTGGCTCGCGGCCAACGAGGCCAGCGAGGACTTCTCGCTGCGCTACGCCGCCCACTCCTTTCGCCGCTGGTCCCCGTTCGCGGTGGCGAGCACGGCGCTGGGCGGCATCGCCTACCTGGCCGACTTCGCCATCGGCGCGAGCATCGTGATGCTGCACGGCTTCTCGTCGGCGGCGCTGGCGATCGGCATCGCCGCGGTGGTCATCTTCGCCACCGGCGTCCCGATCGCCGTCGCCTGCGCCCGTTACGGCGTGGACATGGACCTGCTCACCCGCGGCGCCGGCTTCGGCTACTTCGGGTCGACGCTCACGTCGCTGATCTACGCCAGCTTCACGGTGATCTTCTTCTCGCTGGAGGGGTCGATCATGGCGCAGGCGTTCCAGCTGGCCTTCGGCTTACCCCTGGCGCTGGGCTACCTGCTGACCACGTTGATCGTGCTGCCGTTCGTGCTGTTCGGGATGCGCGCGCTGGCCCGGATGCAGGTGTGGACGCAGCCGGTGTGGCTGGTCGGGCTGGTGCTGCCGTTCGTGGTCGTGCTGGCGACGCACCCGGAGCGGTTCGGCCAGTTCACGGCGTTCGGCGGCGGCCTGTCGCTGACCGGGGTCGGGCTCGGCGCGGGCGTCGCGCTGTCGCTGATCGGGCAGATCGGCGAGCAGGCCGACTACCTGCGGTTCATGCCGGCGAAGACGGAGGCCAACCGGCGGGCCTGGTGGGCGGCGGTGATCGCCGCCGGGCCCGGCTGGGTGGTGCTGGGGGCGCTGAAGCAACTCGGCGGCGCGTTCCTGGCGTTCTGCGCGTTGGGGGCGATCGGGCAGTCCGCCGTCCTGGAACCGATCGCCCCCTACGTGGAGGCCGTGCGGCCGGCGCTCGGCGCCGTGACGCTGCCGCTGGCGGCGCTGTTCGTGATCGTCTCCCAGATCAAGATCAACACGACCAACGCCTACTCCGGCTCGCTGTCGTTCGCGAACTTCTTCTCCCGCGTCCTGCACCGCCACCCCGGCCGCGCCTGGTACGTGCTGGTCAACTGCGGCATCGCGCTGGCGCTGATGGAGTTCGGCGCGTTCGCCTTCCTGAACACCATCCTCGGCTTCTACTCGAACGTGGCGATCGCCTGGATCGGCGCCGTCGTCGCCGACCTGGTGATCTGCAAGCCGCTCGGCTGGAGCCCGCCCTACGTCGAGTTCAAGCGCGCCTACCTGTACGCGGTGAACCCGGTCGGCTTCGGCTCGATGGTGCTGGCCTCGGTCGTGTCCGTGATCGCCTACTTCGGCGCGTTCGGGCCGATCGCCGCAGCGTGGAGCCCGTTCATCGCCCTCGTGCTGGCCATGGTCGCGGTCCCGGTGACGGCGCGGCTGACCGGCGGCCGGTACTACCTCGCGCGGCCGAACCTGGTGTCCGGTCCCGATTCCGGCGCGGCCGACCTCACCGAGACCCACGTGTGCGAGGTGTGCGAGGACCCCTACGAGCTGCCGGACATCGTCGACTGCGTCCACCACGGCGGCGCGGTCTGCTCCCTGTGCTGCACGCTGGAGACCGACTGCGGCCAGGCCTGCCAGCGCAGCGGCCCGGTCCTGGTGCAGCTGACGGCCACCCCTCGTGACAGGTCGCATACAGCGCCGAAAACCGGGTGATGACCTGCTGTTTCGGGCCGGCCTGAAGTTCGGCGGCGAAACGCCGCCGGGGT includes these proteins:
- a CDS encoding RluA family pseudouridine synthase — protein: MRVDAGLSKLLGLSRTTVATLADSGDVLVDGRAVGKSDRLVAGAWLEVTLPAPAQPVTVQAIPVEGLVVLYEDDDVVVVDKPVGVAVHPSPGWTGPTVVGGLAAAGIRISTSGAAERQGVVHRLDAGTTGVMVVAKSEHAYTVLKRAFKERTVDKVYHALVQGHPDPTRGTIDAPIDRHPKHDYKWAVVASGRPSVTHYEMIEAFRAASLLEVHLETGRTHQIRVHFSALRHPCVGDLTYGADPVLAKRLNLTRQWLQAKTLSFHHPADGEWVTFESQYPDDLRDALETLRAEG
- a CDS encoding AsnC family protein, which produces MAVPDPVDFRLLSLIAEMGRAAVHDVAARLGMDPREAAARLVALSAQGMPLLVGVECDPNGIRAALAAASRPQQQWQAYPQQQPQYGPPQQQMPPQFQQQHPQPQYAPPPQQYAPAPQSVPFPVQQPPAQPQPQPTQAPAPSQPPAGGTWGPPQTSAWARGDEQTVTAAPVPPPKFTVGTSQQTVGLEGEQLSIQLVEVVDPADFLFTAAGYRLQEGERAVVVHTELTNRGTVPFSSLPDLYLLLVTADGQTISKAPVSLSSRPPHRIGVQPGETAGGHTVYVLPDSTELTSVRWSPRPDDPQHSLTWEIEA
- a CDS encoding purine-cytosine permease family protein gives rise to the protein MTVTAVKTGPKRRYAWLAANEASEDFSLRYAAHSFRRWSPFAVASTALGGIAYLADFAIGASIVMLHGFSSAALAIGIAAVVIFATGVPIAVACARYGVDMDLLTRGAGFGYFGSTLTSLIYASFTVIFFSLEGSIMAQAFQLAFGLPLALGYLLTTLIVLPFVLFGMRALARMQVWTQPVWLVGLVLPFVVVLATHPERFGQFTAFGGGLSLTGVGLGAGVALSLIGQIGEQADYLRFMPAKTEANRRAWWAAVIAAGPGWVVLGALKQLGGAFLAFCALGAIGQSAVLEPIAPYVEAVRPALGAVTLPLAALFVIVSQIKINTTNAYSGSLSFANFFSRVLHRHPGRAWYVLVNCGIALALMEFGAFAFLNTILGFYSNVAIAWIGAVVADLVICKPLGWSPPYVEFKRAYLYAVNPVGFGSMVLASVVSVIAYFGAFGPIAAAWSPFIALVLAMVAVPVTARLTGGRYYLARPNLVSGPDSGAADLTETHVCEVCEDPYELPDIVDCVHHGGAVCSLCCTLETDCGQACQRSGPVLVQLTATPRDRSHTAPKTG